GGATATCACGAGGCACCGTTTTTTCTTTATACTTGCGCCTGGAGCGCCGGGAGCGCAAGAAATGCTCGCAATGTTCCTGCGCCAGGGAAAGTTCTTTTCGCACGGGAAGACAGTCCCCCGGGGTCATGGTTTTTAGGGATAAAGCCCCCTGGGGGCAAATAGACACACAATGGCCGCAGTTGATGCAACGTTCTTCCGCATCGGCAACAGGTGTTGGAAAACCTTCTGGGCCGATGAGTTCAATCAGCATTCCCGGGCATTCCGCCGCGCAAATCCCGTCGCGTCGGCATTTTTCCTGATCAATAGTGAAAAGAGCCATGGAACATCCTTTCCGATCTGTTCTATTTCGCCAATCCTTCTCTGTTTAGTTAGCAAAAAGGGATGGAGAAGTCAAGGGGTCAAGGGGGAATTTAAAATTTGGTATCTTTAATAAGGATATGATAATATCCCCTTCTTGTTTGAATTGTTACTTGATTGTCAATCGGTGCCAGAGGAGAGATCATGAAAGACAACATCCTTATTATTCATCCCCGGGACAACGTGGCCGTTGCCTTGAAAACCATGGGGATCGGAGACCTGGCGATCGCCAAGGGAATAGAAGGATTCCCGGTCGTGGAAGAAATTCCCGCCAGCCACAAGATTGCTCTGCGGAATATTTCTCAAGGGGAGGAAATCATAAAATATGGAGAAACCGTGGCGGTCGGCCTCCGGGACATTAAAAAAGGGGAATGGGTCCATACCCACAACTTGGAAACAAAAAGGTGGAAGAAATGATGGAAATCACCGGATACCGGAGAAAAAACGGGCGATTCGGCATCCGCAATCATGTGCTGGTCCTGCCCACGGTTTCCTGTGTCAATGGGGTGATCCATCGCATTGCCCGGGATGTGCCGGCAGCGGTTTGCGCACCTCATGCCCATGGGTGCGGCCGGGGAGGACCAAGGGACCTGGAAATATTGTTTCGGATACTCACCGGGTTGGTGCATCATCCCAATGTGGGTGGAGTGGTTCTGGTCGGATTGGGTTGTGAGGTTTCCAATATTAGAAATTTGCTTCCTCTGATAGCCGATGCCGGAAAACCGATTGAGTTTTTTAATGTCCAGGAAGATGGCGGTTCCCAGGAGACCGCCCAAAAAGGGGCTGCCGCCGCCCGCCGGATCCTGTCGGAAATCAGCAGTCAACCGAGGGTCGCTTTGCCCTGGAATGAACTATTGATCGCTATGGAATGCGGCGGTTCGGACGCCATGTCCGGTGTGACGGCCAATGTGGCCATGGGGGCGGTCTCGGATTGGCTGGTGGAAAGGGGGGCTTCTATAATCTTTGGGGAAAATACCGAGATGATCGGTACCGCCCATGTATTGACCGGACGGGCTAAGGATGAACAAGTGGCCCATCGGATTGAACAAATGATCGACGGGGCTGAAAAATTAACCCGTGAAGTGATGGGAGAGCTGGCCGGGCTGGTGATCTCCCCCGGCAATATGGATGGCGGCATGAGCACCATTGCCGAAAAATCCATGGGCTGCATCTTTAAGGGCGGGACCACCACCATCAACCAGGTCGTTGATTACGGTCAGGCCCCATCCGAACGGGGGCTTATCCTGCAGGATGGACCCGGCTACGATGGAGACTCCATGGCCGGACTGGCGGCCAGCGGTTCCCAGCTTATGTTTTTTTCCACCGGACGGGGAAACCCGGTCGGATTTCCGGCCCTTCCGGTGATCAAGGTAGCCAGTAACTCCAGGATTTTTGAGGCCATGAAAGGGGATATGGATGTCAATGCCGGGAGCCTGGTGGAAGGCCGGGTTTTGGATCAATTGCGGGCCGAGATGATTGATTTAATGATCCGGGTAATTAACGGAGAAAAGACCAAGGCGGAGATAAACGGCATGGAGGTCCTTACCTTTATGACCGTGCACCCGCCATTTTAAAGGCGGATAGGAATTTCCCTTTAAAAGTTAGAGATAAATTCGCAGATGTGCTTTGTCAGAACAAATTTTGCTGTGCAGTGATCTTGCAGTATGATATCAGTAAAGAATAGTATATCATAATACATAACTCTACGAGGCTGAATACCCTATGGAAACGATCAAAAAAACAAACCTGTCCGAGGCCGTTGCCCAGCGACTCCTGTCCTTGATTTCGGAAGGGCAGGTTGAGCCGGGGGGCAAGCTTCCATCGGAACTTGAGTTATGCGGGATGCTGGGGGTGAGCCGGACCGCCGTCCGTGAAGGAATCAAGGCCCTGGCCGGAATAAATGTGTTGACCGTCCTTCCAGGGCGGGGGACTTTTGTGAATCAAACACAGGATGTCATGGTGGATGACCGGGCCTTGCAAATTGCCCTTGAGCGGGAGACGGTTAAAGATCTTTATGAAGTCCGGAGCGTCCTGGACACCGGCATTGCCAGATTTGCCGCCTTGAAGGCCGATGAAAAAGATATTGAGGCCTGTCGTCAGGCTTTGCATAAGATGGAAAAATCGCTTGAATTGGATCCGGTTGACTTTGATCTGGCGGCTGAGGGCGACGAGGAGTTCCATATAGCCTTATGCCGGGCAACCCATAACAGACTTTTGGAAAATATCTCCCGGCCTATCATCAATCATGCTGTGCTCCGGTACTGGAAAAAAGTGCGCGCCTCTGCAGAAAACGTCCGGTCCGGCCTCAAAGCCCACCGGCTGATCCTCCAGGGGATTGAGCACAAAGACGTCCAGGCGGCTATCGACGCCGTGGATAAACACCTGAAAACGGCCTTCAAGAACCTGTACGGCGATAAAAATAAATAATTTTGCAGTAAACAGGCTTTAGCAAAGTCGCCACCGAGCCCAGGGGCAAGTCCTCCGGACACCCTGGAAGGCCTTTTCCAGGGTATGGTAAGGGATCAGGTAAAGGATCGGGGCAAAGGTCTCCTCCCGGACAATGGGCAGATCGGCCCGGGCCGCACAAAGGCAGGGAACATACTAAAGAGGCTTTTAAGGTTTAATACCCCAATAAGTAGATACCCTGTTTCTCCAGACATAAGCATATTTTTCCAGAAGATCTGCGCAACAAAGTGGTTTTCTGCCAGTTAGTTTTTCTACGTTATCGTTTTGAATGGCCATTAAACCATCTCTGATACTGGACTCATTGGTTACCATATCGTTACCGCACCAGGGTACCGGGGATACGGAATAGTCACCGTAGGAATCTCGTGGTATTTTGATGGAATCTAAATATTCATAAAATGCATCTTCTTTTAAAGTTACATATTCATAGTTTATACCCGAGAATTTGGATACCATTTTACAGATTTCACGCTGACTGATCAATTCTCCGCCTACTATATCATAGTCCATATTGTGTTCACCTTTACCCAGCAAAAGTGCAGTAGCCACACGGCCGCTATCATCCTTGGGAATAAAGGTGGCTTTCCCGTCTCCAGCGGTAGTTACCCATTTATCACCGCTTATGTTGGCTAACATAACCGAATTCGTTAAGTAGTTTTCTAAATAAAGATTGTTTCTCATAATATTGAAGTTTACTCCGGACGAACGTAAATACTCTTCGGTTGCAGTATGGTCAGGCAATACAAATTGGGTGTATTCCGGTCTATCAGCGCCCAGGAATGAGGTATAGGTGATGTGTTCTACACCGGCGGCCATAGCGGCATCAATGACATTCTTATGCTGTTGAACACGTTCTGGGCCGATTATTACGCCGGATACCACGTATAAACGATCGCCATCTTGAAAAGCTTGAATCATTTGTTCCTTGTTGTTATAGTCAGCTTCTCTTAATGAAACGCCCAGGAATTCCCAATAATCTTTTCTCGGTTTGGGGACACGATTAAAATCCGGACAGGTGAAGGTTAACTGTTCTCCGGCTACCTCCGTAAGCATATCCGCTGCCACTCTGCCACCTAACTGCCCATCACAACCTGTAACAATATAACGCATGCTTTGACCTCCTATCATAAAGTTAAGTTTTTATGGCATACAAAACAGAGCCCCTCTGACTATCAGATTCCATTATCTACAATCCTTGACGGCAACCCCATCGTTTCTTAATGGAGACCTTCAAAGCGGGTCACTGCAGGACCAGACCGCCATCCACGGCCAGAGCGGCACCGATCACGTAGGAAGCGGCATCCGATAACAGCCAGAGGGCCGCTTCGGCTTGTTCCTCGGGGGTGCCCATTCGTCCCGCCGGGACAACGAGTTTAAGGTACTCCAGACTTTTTTGCCGGTCACTTTCGTTGCTTTTGATAAGAGGCGTGTCTGTTACTCCCGGACATAAGGCATTGATGCGGATCCTGGTCGTTTTGGCATAGGCGGCGGCCGTGGCTTTCGTCAGGCCGATCACGCCGTGTTTGGCGGCACAATAAGCGGCGCTCCTCATGGAAGCCACCAACCCCGCGGTGGAGGCCACGTTAACAATGGCCCCCTTTCCCCGTCCGGCCATATGGGCGAGTTCATACTTCATGCACAACCAGACACTCTTGAGATTGACGTTTATAACGCTGTCCCAGTCCTCTTCGTCCCACTCCATGATATTGAAAGATTTCCCCAGGATTCCGGCGTTATTCAGGGCGCAGTCTATGTGCCCGTAGGTTCGGATCGTCTGGTCTATCAGGCCTTCGACTTCGTTTTTCTGTGTCACGTCGGCTTTGATGAAAAGGACCTCACCACTGTTTGCCTCGATAAGACTTGCCGTCTCCATACCGCCCTCAACATCCACATCGGAAAGGACGACCTTGGCCCCTTCCCTGGCAAAGACCAGGCCGGAAGCCCGGCCTATGCCCGAGCTTCCCCCGGTAACCAGAACCACCTTGTCCTTTAACTGCCCCATAAAGTCTTTTATTTCTTCTTGCACCGGGGGTTGTCAATGTCCTGTTCATCGATCATGGTTACGGAAACCGGCATGGTGACCGGGACACCGAAAAAGGGCGGGGCCTTTTTGTCGATCGAAACGCACTGGATGGGCATAATCATCTGGTGGTCACAGCCCCGCATATACACCTCCCCGGTGATCGATTTCATGTGAAGGCCTTCGAGCGCCGGGATGAGCTTTTGGGCTTCGACAGAACCGGCCTTCCTGATACCCTCGAGAAGAAATTTCATGCCTATATAATCTCGGGCACTGAGATTGGTTGGGATGGGATATTCGTTACTTTTGATAAATTTTTTCCAGTTGTTTATAAAATCGACACTTTCTTTCGTGGGATTCGTATTAAACCAGGTGTCGCAGGCATGGGCGCCAAAGGCAGCCTCCGGATTTTCCCGGGCGACTGATACATCTGCCAGGCCAGGACCCAAGACCGTCGCTTTTATCCCCAGATCACGGCGCTGCTTCATCAGAACACTGATGTCGAGACCATAATCGGCAGTAAGAAGGACTTCGGCCCCGGACATCTTGACCTTGGTCAGAAAAGGGGAAAGGTCTTTTGACATGAGGGGATGATAGTCTTCGCCGACGATCTGGGCCCCGGGGATCTGCCGGGCCAGTTCTTTTTTTATGTTTGCCCCATTATCCCGCCCATAGGAGTAATCCTGGTTGAGAATATAATATTTTTTGGCCTTAAGGGTTTTCGCCGCATAGGCCACGGTTGCCCGGGCCGACATGGCCGTATTCCAGGTGGGTCTGATGGAATTATAGCTGAAGTTCTTTCCCGTTTCCTCGTCCGCATGGGCAAACATAACCAGAGGAATATTGTACTGTTTGGCCAGGTCCTGAAGGGGCTTGACTACATTGGATCCGGCACCTATAAGGATATCCACCTTCCCGTCCAGGAGATATTTCTGGGCCTTTGAGGTGGCCACATCGGGTTTGAGGAGGGTGTCTTCAAAGATAAGCTCAATCTTGCGCCCTAACAGCCCCCCCTGGGCATTTACCTCTTCTACAGCCAGTTTCTCGCCAAGAGTCCATTGTTCCGAATTGGCCTTAATCGGCCCGGAAAGGGGATAGAGACTAAGGATTCGGATGGGCTTTTCTGCCCATGCAGAGGATAAAATCAGAACGACCATACAGACTGCCAATAAAACCTTTGCCATAAAACGTTTCATAACGACCTCCTTGATAATTTTTTTTACTAATGAGTCCCCTTAACCGTCATTCCGGCAGGCTTTAAGCCGGAATCCAGGGACTTTGGTTTTCTCTCATTCTCTTAAAAAACCTGGATTCCCGATAAAGACATTCGGGAATGACGGGGAAAATGTCGCTGTAGTAATAGGTTACTAAATTCTAAGAGAAGGCTATAGCCTTGTGTCTATAGCCATTTTTTATTTAAACCGCCAGATATCTGTGCTGGATCTCCTCATTTTCCAGCACCTCCTGGCCGGTCCCCGTATGGGCGATCATGCCCTTGACCATGATGTAAACCCGGTCGGCCATCCCGCAGGTTTCGGTCAGGTTCCGGTCAATGAGGATCACCGATATCCCCTGGGCTCGGATCTCTCTGATGATATCGAAAATCAACTCGGCGACGATCGGACTCAGTCCTTCTGTGGGCTCATCGATCAGCACCAGATTCGGTTCCCCTATCAGGGTTCTGGCCAGGGTCAGGATCTGTTGTTCCCCCCCGGAAAGGTTTCCCCCCAGGGTGGCGTCTCGCGCCGCCAGTTGGGGCAATCGGCTGTAGATCTTCTCTATGGAGGCCTTGCTCCGGACATCTTTCCCGATCCCCTTTTTAAGACCCATGATCAGATTCTCCCGGACGGTCAGGCCGGGAAATATCCTTCTCTCCTCAGGGACGTAGCCAATCCCCTTCCGGGCGATTCGAAAAGGCTCCATTCCCACCAACTCTTCATTCTTAAAAAGGACCGTTCCCCTTTGGGGCGGAACCAGGCCCATAATGCTTTTCAAGGTAGTAGATTTGCCGACGCCATTTCTGCCCAGAATGGCTACCGTCTGTCCCTCGGCGATCTCCAGGCTGACCCCGTCAAGGACATGACTGTCTTCATAATAGGTGTGGATTCGGTCAATCTGTAACAGCATGGGAATTTTTCCTGTCCAGCACACCGCCGAGATAGACCTCCTTGACGGTCTGGTTATTTCTGATTTCTTCGGGTGTACCGGTGGCCACAATGGTGCCATGGTTGAGAACACTGATTCGGTCCGCCAGGTCGAAGACGACGTCCATATCATGTTCCACGATGAGGAGGGTCTTCCCTGCCGTGACCTCTTTGACTAATTTTACAATCTCCCTGGTCTCTTCCGGCGAAAGTCCTGCCCCGGGTTCATCCAGAAGAAGAAGGTCCGGATCAAGGGCCACAGCCAGACCGACTTCCAAAGCCCTTTGCTGGCTGTAGCCGAGCGTACCGGCCGGCTCATTTCGGAATGGCGAGAGATTGACCCGGCCCAAAAGAGATTCGGTCTCTTCCCCGATGCCTTTCAGGCTTAAGAGCCGGCCGGTGAAGTTGAGGCTTAACCGGTGTTTGGCGGTTACGGCGATCCTCATGTTTTCATAAACCGTCATGTCCCTGAAGATGTTGATGATCTGAAAAGACCGGGCAATGCCCATCTGGATAATGGCATAGGGTGCCAGCCGGTCTATCCGCCTGTTTTTGAATAGTATGGAGCCCCCGGTGGGCTTGTAATGTCCGGTGATGAGATTGAAGAGAGTGCTTTTCCCGGCGCCATTGGGTCCGATAAGGGCATGTTTCTCCCCCTGGCGGACCTCCAGATCGACATCGACAATAATCGCCAGGGGGCCGAAGTATTTTGAGATGTTTTTGAGAGTCAACACGGCCCTTCGGCTCCTCCTTTTGGTTTCAGAAAAGGCACCCGGTTTACGATCTGCCGCACCATTCCCACGATTCCTTTGGGGTAGTAGAGAATGAGCAGTACAAAGAAAGCCCCCAGGATCAACTGCCATCGCTCCGTAAAAGAGCTGAGATACTCGACCAGATATACGTAGATAAAAGACCCGACGATAGGTCCGGCAAAGCTGGCATATCCCCCGATCACGGATATGATCAGGATGTCGAACGAGGTAGTCAGGTCGAGATAGTGAGGGGAGGCGGTTTTTTTGAAGAGGATGAACAAAGCCCCGGACAGGCCGGCGATGAGTCCGGAAAAACCGAAGGCGAAAAGTTTGGCCTGATTGACGTTGATTCCGAGGAAGTCCGCCCTGTCCCGGTTTGACCGGATACTGGAGAGCGTCTCTCCGAGGGGCGTCCGGGTAAGAAACCAGCAAAGCCCAATGGAAGCCACGGCAAAAAGGAGGACGAAATAATACAGGAAGGGGATGCTGGTCAGACTGAACGGTGCCAGTCCCGGAACCGTCACCTGCCTCATCGACCAGCCGGTCAGACCGTCATCTCCGCCGGTCAAACCCCGCCATTTCCAGGCCACGGCCCAAATCATCTGGCTCAGGGCCAGGGTGCCGAAGGCCAGGTAGATTTTGGTGAGCCGAAGAACCAGCGACCCGATCAGGAAACCACAGAGCAGTCCGGAGAGTCCTCCGATAAGAACCGCCAGAATTACCGGAAGACCGGAGAAATTACAGAGGGCGATGGCTGCGGCATAGGCCCCGACCCCGAATAAGGCCGCATGGCCGAAGGACATCAATCCCGTATGGCCGAGCAGGAGGTAATAGCTCACGGCCACCATGGAATAGATGAAGCATTCGGTCAGCAGATAGGTGTGGAACCTGATCCCTGCCAGGGGAAAAACAGCCACCACCGCGAAAAAAATCAGAAGGCCGATGGAGTTGACAGATAGTTTCATTCTTTCTTCCCGAAAAGCCCGCTGGGCTTAAGCGTAAAAACCGCGGCCATGAGCAGATAAATGAGTACGATCGATACCCTGGGGATAAATATGACCCCCAAGGATTGAATCTGCCCGACGAGGAGAGAAGCGACAAAGGCACCTCCGAGGCTGCCCAGCCCCCCGACCGCAATAACCGCAAAGCAGTCAGTAATCATATCGGCATACATGCCCGGGTAGACGCTCAGATAAGGGGCGATAATGACCCCGGCGATGCCGGCCAGCCAGGCACCGATACCCATGACCACCATGGAAACGGTGGCTACGTCGGTCCCCAGGGCGTTGGCCATGTCTCCATCTTCCACGGAGGCCCTGATCGAAATTCCCAGGCGGGTCTTTTTGAGGATATAGAACATGAAGGCCAGCACCAATCCGGCCAGGGCCAGGATGAACAACCGGTACAAGGGGTAGCGGACGTCGGCCCACAACCTCAGTGCCCCGGATAACTCGCCGGGGGTAGGTACCGGTAGAGGGGTTGATCCATAGATCCAGTTAATGACTTCGGTGATGACCATAGCCAGCCCGAAGGTGGCCAGCAGCTCATTGAGGTGCCCAGACCCGTGTATTTTGCTTATGAGGAAACGGTCTATCAGTATCCCCAGGAAGGCACAGACGACCGGCGCGACGACCAGGGCCAGCCAGAAATTGCCGGTCCATTGGATGATTTGAAAGCAGAGGAAGGCGCCGATCATGTAGACGGACACATGGGCAAAGTTGAGGATGTCCATCAGGCCCAAGACCAGGGTCAGGCCGGAGGCGACCAGGAATATGAGCATCCCGTAGACGAGCCCGTGAAGCAAAAGGACAGGGAGCATAACTAATGGACTATCCATGTTTTACCTTAAAATCTTTTTTGGGTGTCGAGAGATTTACTTCTAATAAACCCCGTATTCATAAACGGCCTCGGTCAAAGCCTGTACGTTTTCCGGTTTGGCTTCATCAGGTATGCCCATGGAGCAGT
This region of Deltaproteobacteria bacterium genomic DNA includes:
- a CDS encoding glucose 1-dehydrogenase, which gives rise to MGQLKDKVVLVTGGSSGIGRASGLVFAREGAKVVLSDVDVEGGMETASLIEANSGEVLFIKADVTQKNEVEGLIDQTIRTYGHIDCALNNAGILGKSFNIMEWDEEDWDSVINVNLKSVWLCMKYELAHMAGRGKGAIVNVASTAGLVASMRSAAYCAAKHGVIGLTKATAAAYAKTTRIRINALCPGVTDTPLIKSNESDRQKSLEYLKLVVPAGRMGTPEEQAEAALWLLSDAASYVIGAALAVDGGLVLQ
- a CDS encoding branched-chain amino acid ABC transporter permease, coding for MDSPLVMLPVLLLHGLVYGMLIFLVASGLTLVLGLMDILNFAHVSVYMIGAFLCFQIIQWTGNFWLALVVAPVVCAFLGILIDRFLISKIHGSGHLNELLATFGLAMVITEVINWIYGSTPLPVPTPGELSGALRLWADVRYPLYRLFILALAGLVLAFMFYILKKTRLGISIRASVEDGDMANALGTDVATVSMVVMGIGAWLAGIAGVIIAPYLSVYPGMYADMITDCFAVIAVGGLGSLGGAFVASLLVGQIQSLGVIFIPRVSIVLIYLLMAAVFTLKPSGLFGKKE
- a CDS encoding UxaA family hydrolase, which produces MMEITGYRRKNGRFGIRNHVLVLPTVSCVNGVIHRIARDVPAAVCAPHAHGCGRGGPRDLEILFRILTGLVHHPNVGGVVLVGLGCEVSNIRNLLPLIADAGKPIEFFNVQEDGGSQETAQKGAAAARRILSEISSQPRVALPWNELLIAMECGGSDAMSGVTANVAMGAVSDWLVERGASIIFGENTEMIGTAHVLTGRAKDEQVAHRIEQMIDGAEKLTREVMGELAGLVISPGNMDGGMSTIAEKSMGCIFKGGTTTINQVVDYGQAPSERGLILQDGPGYDGDSMAGLAASGSQLMFFSTGRGNPVGFPALPVIKVASNSRIFEAMKGDMDVNAGSLVEGRVLDQLRAEMIDLMIRVINGEKTKAEINGMEVLTFMTVHPPF
- a CDS encoding NmrA family NAD(P)-binding protein — its product is MRYIVTGCDGQLGGRVAADMLTEVAGEQLTFTCPDFNRVPKPRKDYWEFLGVSLREADYNNKEQMIQAFQDGDRLYVVSGVIIGPERVQQHKNVIDAAMAAGVEHITYTSFLGADRPEYTQFVLPDHTATEEYLRSSGVNFNIMRNNLYLENYLTNSVMLANISGDKWVTTAGDGKATFIPKDDSGRVATALLLGKGEHNMDYDIVGGELISQREICKMVSKFSGINYEYVTLKEDAFYEYLDSIKIPRDSYGDYSVSPVPWCGNDMVTNESSIRDGLMAIQNDNVEKLTGRKPLCCADLLEKYAYVWRNRVSTYWGIKP
- a CDS encoding ABC transporter ATP-binding protein, with product MAPLWPPVHPKKSEITRPSRRSISAVCWTGKIPMLLQIDRIHTYYEDSHVLDGVSLEIAEGQTVAILGRNGVGKSTTLKSIMGLVPPQRGTVLFKNEELVGMEPFRIARKGIGYVPEERRIFPGLTVRENLIMGLKKGIGKDVRSKASIEKIYSRLPQLAARDATLGGNLSGGEQQILTLARTLIGEPNLVLIDEPTEGLSPIVAELIFDIIREIRAQGISVILIDRNLTETCGMADRVYIMVKGMIAHTGTGQEVLENEEIQHRYLAV
- a CDS encoding FadR family transcriptional regulator; protein product: METIKKTNLSEAVAQRLLSLISEGQVEPGGKLPSELELCGMLGVSRTAVREGIKALAGINVLTVLPGRGTFVNQTQDVMVDDRALQIALERETVKDLYEVRSVLDTGIARFAALKADEKDIEACRQALHKMEKSLELDPVDFDLAAEGDEEFHIALCRATHNRLLENISRPIINHAVLRYWKKVRASAENVRSGLKAHRLILQGIEHKDVQAAIDAVDKHLKTAFKNLYGDKNK
- a CDS encoding ABC transporter substrate-binding protein, which produces MKRFMAKVLLAVCMVVLILSSAWAEKPIRILSLYPLSGPIKANSEQWTLGEKLAVEEVNAQGGLLGRKIELIFEDTLLKPDVATSKAQKYLLDGKVDILIGAGSNVVKPLQDLAKQYNIPLVMFAHADEETGKNFSYNSIRPTWNTAMSARATVAYAAKTLKAKKYYILNQDYSYGRDNGANIKKELARQIPGAQIVGEDYHPLMSKDLSPFLTKVKMSGAEVLLTADYGLDISVLMKQRRDLGIKATVLGPGLADVSVARENPEAAFGAHACDTWFNTNPTKESVDFINNWKKFIKSNEYPIPTNLSARDYIGMKFLLEGIRKAGSVEAQKLIPALEGLHMKSITGEVYMRGCDHQMIMPIQCVSIDKKAPPFFGVPVTMPVSVTMIDEQDIDNPRCKKK
- a CDS encoding UxaA family hydrolase, with the protein product MKDNILIIHPRDNVAVALKTMGIGDLAIAKGIEGFPVVEEIPASHKIALRNISQGEEIIKYGETVAVGLRDIKKGEWVHTHNLETKRWKK
- a CDS encoding ABC transporter ATP-binding protein, translating into MAVDPGGFLCTAHSLLPQRNRGNGAADRKPGAFSETKRRSRRAVLTLKNISKYFGPLAIIVDVDLEVRQGEKHALIGPNGAGKSTLFNLITGHYKPTGGSILFKNRRIDRLAPYAIIQMGIARSFQIINIFRDMTVYENMRIAVTAKHRLSLNFTGRLLSLKGIGEETESLLGRVNLSPFRNEPAGTLGYSQQRALEVGLAVALDPDLLLLDEPGAGLSPEETREIVKLVKEVTAGKTLLIVEHDMDVVFDLADRISVLNHGTIVATGTPEEIRNNQTVKEVYLGGVLDRKNSHAVTD